A genomic stretch from Solanum stenotomum isolate F172 chromosome 8, ASM1918654v1, whole genome shotgun sequence includes:
- the LOC125875102 gene encoding uncharacterized protein LOC125875102, with the protein MAASRSYFATANYRFLSTEPDLAMTPDSVFEFDESDMWNSSTVSRSPEFHKKSPSSRISRKQRETKSYRKCSGATATATATTTAASLPVNVPDWSKILKDEYREYGRRDSDDDLDDDDLDNRIPPHEFLAKQLERTRIASFSVHEGVGRTLKGRDLSRVRNAIWEKTGFQD; encoded by the coding sequence ATGGCAGCTTCAAGGAGCTATTTCGCCACGGCAAACTATCGTTTCCTCTCCACCGAGCCAGACCTTGCGATGACTCCTGATTCGGTGTTCGAGTTCGACGAATCAGACATGTGGAACTCATCGACGGTTTCTCGGTCGCCGGAGTTTCATAAGAAATCTCCGAGTTCAAGGATCTCGAGGAAGCAGCGCGAAACGAAGAGCTACCGAAAATGTTCCGGCGCGACGGCGACAGCGACAGCGACGACGACTGCGGCGTCGTTGCCGGTGAATGTACCGGACTGGTCAAAGATACTGAAGGATGAGTACAGAGAGTACGGAAGGAGAGATAGTGATGATGATTTAGACGACGATGATTTGGATAATCGGATTCCGCCTCATGAGTTTTTGGCGAAGCAGTTAGAAAGGACACGAATTGCATCGTTTTCCGTGCACGAAGGAGTTGGGCGGACTCTCAAAGGGAGAGATCTGAGTAGAGTCAGAAATGCTATATGGGAGAAAACTGGATTCCAGGATTGA
- the LOC125872223 gene encoding uncharacterized protein LOC125872223, with translation MFWKLTHLSCSPVEEVLDKENFTLEELLDEEEIIQECKALNSRLINFLRDRAQVEQLLRYIVEVPSEDADSKWKFKFPFIACEIFTCEIDVILKTLVDDEELMDLLFSFLETDRPHCALLAGYFSKVVVCLMLRKTIPLMNYVQTHHDVFRQMVDLIGITSIMEVLVRLVGADIYPNTKDVMQWLADSNLLEMIVDKLSPSSSPEVHANAAETLCTITLNAPSPLATKLSSPSFVARIFSHALEDSHSKSALVHSLSVCISLLDPKRSIPSPMMYSYRCQHVYESSVCVNPETISAMLPNFGNLLKLLNVSSDDKILPTTYGELRPPLGKHRLKIVEFISVLLKTGNEVAEDELISSGTIERVLDLFFEYAFNNALHHHVESIINSCLESRNSVLVDHLFEDCNLVGKILQTDKQPTVSGSESQPTFPATGKQAPRLGNIGHLTRIANKLVQLGSDDNRIRGHLEKNMEWSDWHTTVLQERNTLENVYRWACGRPTALLDRTRDSDEEDVHNRDYDVAALANNLSQAFQYTIYDNNGAEEGHGALDRDDEDVYFDDESAEVVLRLGDEQGSNLFTNSDWFAFRDDRTGDDSKSTSPTEVMEDINLNGTTNGGNSNSDDEVVVGEQEELTERKSDVMPSSSSDAFNGVGGVDSANGGDFNQQKDKADESGDGGFFHFEKSDSDDPFGDRPIPEWVAWGNGSVGGSVNPFEDNGDCSGNLANSGEAVTPSISSTSCSGGESIPNGVSTSPDSSKSSLGSDSSKKAASPVPSLFEEDVEFVGVELEGTEKAMEHALKEGIVGEAAPLKRSLVPKMPEKDNTDEGGSGVKEFNESNFWRVDQEVIVQE, from the exons ATGTTTTGGAAGCTCACGCATCTGTCCTGTTCGCCG GTTGAAGAAGTGTTAGACAAGGAAAACTTCACATTGGAAGAGCTTCTTGATGAAGAAGAGATAATCCAAGAATGCAAAGCTTTGAATAGCCGCTTGATAAATTT TTTGAGAGATAGAGCTCAGGTTGAGCAGTTGCTGCGATACATTGTTGAAGTGCCTTCTGAGGATGCCGATAGCAAATGGAAGTTTAA GTTTCCTTTCATCGCCTGTGAGATATTCACTTGTGAAATTGATGTCATCCTTAAGACCTTAGTGGACGATGAAGAG CTAATGGATTTGCTCTTTTCGTTCTTGGAGACCGATCGTCCTCATTGTGCGTTGCTTGCTGGGTATTTTAGTAAG GTTGTGGTGTGCCTCATGTTGCGGAAGACTATTCCACTTATGAATTATGTCCAG ACCCATCATGATGTTTTCCGCCAGATGGTGGATTTGATTGGTATTACATCCATAATGGAG GTTTTGGTGCGACTTGTAGGCGCTGATATTTACCCGAACACTAAGGATGTCATGCAATGGCTGGCTGACAGCAATTTATTAGAAATGATTGTGGATAAATTGAGCCCCTCT AGTTCTCCAGAAGTACATGCTAATGCAGCAGAGACTCTATGTACAATAACCCTAAACGCACCATCTCCTCTTGCTACTAAGCTATCCAGCCCAAG TTTTGTAGCAAGGATATTCAGTCATGCCCTTGAAGACTCACACTCAAAGTCCGCCCTTGTCCATTCATTATCTGTATGCATATCTTTGCTGGATCCTAAAAGATCAATTCCATCTCCCATGATGTATTCTTACCGCTGCCAGCATGTTTATGAGTCATCTGTGTGTGTCAATCCTGAGACTATAAGTGCAATGCTGCCCAATTTCG GCAACTTGCTAAAGCTGTTGAATGTATCATCTGATGACAAGATTCTGCCTACAACATATGGTGAACTCAGGCCGCCTCTAGGGAAACATCGACTGAAG ATTGTGGAATTCATTTCTGTGCTGCTAAAAACTGGCAATGAAGTTGCAGAGGATGAATTGATCAGCTCTGGGACAATTGAGAGAGTCCTGGATCTCTTTTTTGA GTACGCATTTAACAATGCATTGCATCATCACGTAGAGAGTATAATAAACTCATGCTTGGAAAGCAGAAACAGTGTCCTGGTCGATCATCTTTTTGAAGACTGTAATTTGGTTGGAAAAATTCTTCAAACGGATAAACAGCCCACAGTTTCTGGCAGTGAAAGTCAG CCCACTTTTCCTGCTACTGGTAAACAAGCACCCCGACTTGGTAACATAGGGCATCTAACACGGATTGCTAACAAACTTGTACAGTTGGGAAGCGATGACAATCGCATTCGAGGACATCTAGAG AAAAATATGGAATGGAGTGATTGGCACACTACTGTCTTACAGGAGCGTAATACACTTGAAAATGTCTATCGATGGGCTTGTGG CCGGCCAACTGCATTACTAGATAGGACAAGAGACAGCGACGAGGAAGATGTTCATAACAGAGATTATGATGTAGCAGCTTTAGCAAATAATCTGAGCCAGGCATTCCAGTACACCATATATGATAATAATGGCGCTGAAGAG GGTCATGGAGCTCTTGATCGAGATGATGAG GATGTATACTTTGATGATGAGTCTGCTGAAGTTGTCCTGAGGTTGGGAGATGAGCAAGGGAG CAATTTGTTCACAAATTCGGATTGGTTTGCTTTTCGAGATGATAGAACTGGAGATGATTCCAAGAGTACCTCACCTACTGAAGTGATGGAAGACATTAACCTTAATGGAACAACAAATGGTGGTAATAGCAATAGTGATGATGAGGTAGTAGTTGGAGAGCAGGAGGAATTGACTGAGAGAAAATCAGATGTAATGCCCAGTTCTAGTTCAGATGCTTTTAATGGAGTTGGTGGAGTCGATTCTGCTAATGGTGGAGACTTCAATCAACAAAAAGATAAAGCAGATGAGTCGGGTGATGGGGGTTTCTTCCATTTTGAGAAGTCAGACAGTGATGACCCGTTTGGAGACAGGCCTATACCTGAATGGGTTGCATGGGGAAATGGCTCAGTTGGTGGATCCGTGAATCCCTTTGAAGATAATGGTGACTGTAGTGGAAATCTTGCAAATTCAGGGGAGGCAGTAACTCCCTCGATTAGTTCCACTTCTTGCAGTGGTGGAGAGTCTATTCCAAATGGCGTATCTACATCTCCTGATTCTAGTAAAAGTTCATTGGGATCTGATTCTAGTAAAAAAGCAGCATCCCCTGTGCCTTCTTTGTTTGAAGAGGATGTTGAATTTGTTGGTGTAGAATTAGAGGGTACTGAAAAGGCAATGGAACATGCTCTTAAGGAGGGGATTGTTGGGGAAGCGGCTCCATTGAAAAGGAGCTTAGTTCCTAAGATGCCAGAAAAGGATAATACAGATGAGGGAGGGTCAGGAGTGAAAGAATTCAATGAGTCTAACTTTTGGAGAGTTGACCAAGAAGTCATAGTACAGGAATAA
- the LOC125874009 gene encoding protein disulfide isomerase-like 1-4: MPSRVIIFFLCISSLLFFSLFFIPSHAKTPASSDNDEFLSFLEDYEDSTEPDTPNHDRPEVPSAPFDRAQEAEDINIDDEDVVALTDRNFDDFLEDNKYVMVEFYTPWNGHCKALAPEYADAATELKTENVVLAKINAAKEVEAADNYDVRSFPTIFFFVDGDPELYQGRRTKNAIVSWIKKKIGSSVYNITTTEDAERVLTSEDKVVLAYLDSLVGSVTDQLSAVSKLENDVNFYQTTNPNVAKLFNIEDNAKRPALVMLKKEPEKVVHYDGKFRKSSIAKFVSASKLPLVTTFTKETAPLIFASPIKKQVLLFATANDIEKLFPTFQDAAKLFKGKLNFVFVKTDDEEVGRPVSNYFGVTGDAPQVIGYIEEDDRKKFRFDGDITLKKIKAFNEDFLEDKLKPFYKSDPIPETNDADVKIVVGNNFDEIILNESKDAFLEIYAPWCRQCQALEPMFNKLAHHLHGVESLVIAKMEGTRNEHPRAKFIGFPSLQFFPAGNKSIDPILVDTEPTLVALYKFIKKNAAIPFKLERPASSKVGVKRENGNARDEL; encoded by the exons ATGCCGAGTCGAGTGATCATCTTCTTCCTCTGTATCTCAtctcttctatttttttctctcttctttattCCATCACACGCCAAAACTCCGGCATCCTCCGACAATGATGAATTCCTCAGCTTCCTCGAAGACTACGAGGATTCAACCGAACCAGACACCCCGAATCATGATCGTCCCGAGGTCCCTTCGGCTCCATTTGATCGTGCCCAAGAGGCAGAGGATATTAATATTGATGATGAGGACGTTGTAGCATTGACTGATAGGAATTTCGATGATTTTTTGGAGGATAATAAGTATGTGATGGTGGAATTTTACACTCCCTGGAACGGACATTGTAAGGCTCTGGCTCCGGAATATGCGGATGCTGCAACAGAGCTGAAAACAGAGAATGTAGTGCTGGCGAAGATCAATGCTGCTAAGGAGGTTGAGGCGGCTGATAACTACGATGTCCGAAGCTTTCCTACCATTTTTTTCTTCGTTGATGGTGATCCTGAACTTTACCAAGGCCGAAGAACCAA AAATGCAATTGTCTCTTGGATAAAGAAGAAGATAGGATCCAGCGTTTACAATATAACAACAACAGAAGATGCAGAGCGTGTACTAACCTCCGAGGACAAAGTTGTTCTAGCATACCTCGACTCCTTGGTG GGTTCCGTGACTGATCAACTTTCAGCTGTTTCAAAACTTGAAAATGATGTTAACTTTTACCAGACGACAAATCCTAACGTGGCTAAGCTATTCAACATAGAAGACAATGCTAAACGCCCTGCTTTGGTCATGCTTAAAAAGGAGCCAGAGAAAGTGGTGCATTATG ATGGTAAATTCAGAAAATCTTCAATAGCTAAGTTTGTTTCTGCCAGCAAGCTGCCTTTAGTGACAACTTTTACTAAGGAAACCGCCCCTTTAATTTTCGCAAGTCCAATTAAAAAGCAG GTTTTGCTTTTTGCCACAGCAAATGATATAGAAAAGTTGTTCCCAACATTTCAAGATGCTGCAAAACTTTTCAAGGGAAAG CTCAACTTTGTTTTTGTCAAAACGGACGATGAGGAAGTTGGAAGACCAGTATCAAATTATTTTGGGGTCACTGGAGATGCTCCACAG GTTATTGGATACATAGAAGAAGATGATCGCAAGAAATTTAGATTTGACGGGGACATTACACTCAAGAAGATTAAG GCATTTAATGAGGACTTTCTCGAAGACAAGCTCAAGCCTTTCTATAAATCAGATCCGATTCCTGAGACA AATGATGCTGATGTGAAAATCGTGGTCGGGAACAATTTTGATGAAATCATTCTAAATGAATCAAAAGACGCATTTCTTGAG ATCTATGCACCATGGTGTAGGCAGTGCCAAGCTCTGGAACCAATGTTCAATAAACTAGCACACCACTTACACGGCGTTGAGTCTCTTGTTATAGCCAAAATGGAAGGAACAAGAAACGAGCACCCTCGTGCTAAG TTTATAGGATTCCCGAGTCTCCAATTCTTTCCAGCAGGAAATAAGAGCATTGATCCA ATCCTGGTTGATACTGAACCTACTCTAGTGGCATTGTATaagtttatcaaaaaaaatgCAGCTATCCCTTTCAAGCTTGAGAGACCAGCTTCTTCTAAAGTAGGCGTCAAGAGGGAGAATGGCAATGCAAGAGATGAATTATGA
- the LOC125873193 gene encoding 60S ribosomal protein L12: protein MPPKFDPSQVVEVFVRVTGGEVGAASSLAPKIGPLGLSPKKIGEDIAKETSKDWKGLRVTVKLTVQNRQAKVSVVPSAAALVIKALKEPERDRKKTKNIKHNGNISLDDVIEIAKVMQSRSMAKDLSGTVKEILGTCVSVGCTVDGKDPKDLQQEITDGDVEIPQD, encoded by the coding sequence ATGCCGCCAAAGTTCGATCCATCTCAAGTCGTCGAGGTTTTCGTCCGAGTCACCGGAGGTGAAGTCGGAGCAGCGAGTTCACTCGCTCCCAAAATCGGTCCACTCGGTCTTTCTCCTAAAAAAATCGGAGAAGACATCGCAAAGGAGACCTCAAAGGATTGGAAGGGTCTCCGAGTGACGGTCAAACTCACAGTGCAGAATCGTCAAGCTAAGGTATCGGTTGTTCCCTCCGCCGCCGCACTTGTCATCAAGGCGTTGAAGGAGCCGGAACGTGACAGGAAGAAGACGAAGAACATCAAGCATAACGGTAACATCTCACTGGATGACGTCATTGAGATTGCTAAGGTGATGCAGTCTAGATCTATGGCGAAGGATTTGAGTGGAACTGTGAAGGAGATCTTGGGAACATGTGTATCTGTTGGTTGTACGGTAGATGGAAAGGATCCTAAGGATTTGCAGCAAGAGATTACTGATGGAGATGTGGAGATTCCTCAGGATTGA
- the LOC125873061 gene encoding uncharacterized protein LOC125873061: MCPLRFILVFFSALLAGYLAWRTVRSSDDLGFAIPEDETTKSKSEEERRESDSGEVKFHKFQKIQNGFWIFVDMASGKYLWRNLKSMNNVVDKTN, encoded by the coding sequence ATGTGTCCTTTAAGATTCATCTTGGTGTTTTTTTCGGCATTGTTGGCTGGTTATTTAGCTTGGAGAACGGTTCGTTCTTCCGATGATCTGGGTTTCGCAATTCCCGAGGATGAAACAACGAAAAGCAAATCAGAGGAAGAGAGACGAGAATCTGATTCTGGTGAGGTGAAATTTCACAAGTTTCAGAAGATTCAAAACGGATTTTGGATTTTTGTGGATATGGCAAGTGGGAAATATTTATGGAGGAATCTAAAGTCGATGAACAATGTTGTTGACAAGACAAATTAG